The Sulfurimonas hongkongensis genome segment GCGCTTCACATATAGAGATAGCTGGTGGCAGTGTTAGCGTAGATAGAGAAGATGAACTAATCTCATCTATAGAGGGTTGTGTGATTATCTTTGTAGACTCTTGGGAAGCACCTCAAAAAGACTTTGTTAATTTTGTGAGTAATTTGTCAAAAAGTAAAGTGAGCTCTATATTGATTTATCCTCTTGGAATGGCAGATGATGACTATAAGCCAAAGAGTAAAAATGTATCTATATGGAAAAATAAAATAGAGATAATAAACAATCCAAAAATAGGAATATACGATGCGTGAGAGTTATCCATCTTTTGTTTTAGTGGGGCATCCAAACAAGGGTAAAAGTAGCATCGTCTCTACTCTTGCATATGATGATAGTGTAGAGATATCTCCTACTCCAGGCGAGACTAAAAAGACAAAATATCATCCATTAAAAGTTGGAGATGAGATACTATACAAGATATATGATACTCCTGGTTTTGAAAATGCAAAAAGAGCTATGCACTGGCTTGAAAAAAATGAAACTATATCAAAAGAACATCCTAAAACTTTAAAAAAATTTGTTGAAGAAAATAAAAATAACAGTGATTTTAAAGAAGAAATAGAACTTTTAAGCCCCATAGTAGATGGAGGAGCTATTATCTATGTTGTTGATGGTTCCCTGCCTTATAAAGAAGAGTATGAGGCTGAAATGAAGATACTCTCGTGGAGCGGAAACCCATCAATGGCTCTAATCAATAGAATTGGAAGTGAGGATTATGTAGATGACTGGAAAAATGCACTAAATCAACACTTTAAAATTATTCGTGAGTTTAACCCAATGAGTGCCAGCTTAAGGGAGAAGTTAAAACTCCTTGATGCTTTCTCAGCTATGAATCAAGATTGGGAATCGAGTATAGATTACGCCAAAGAAGCACTAGTACATAAAAATGACATAATGTTTTATAATACTGCAAAAGCGATAGAGAGTAATGTAAGAAAATCCATCTCACACACTGTTACATCTTCGCTTATAAAAAATGAAATCTCAGATAAAGACAGACTAAACTATGAAGAACAATATAAAAAAGATTTAGTAAAGTTTGAAAAAAAGAGTCAAAAAAAAGTTCAAGAACTATGGAGTCACAATAGACTTGATAGCTCAATGGATGAAATAAAATTTAGCGATGAACTATTTTGTGGTGATTTTAGTAAAGATGGACTAACTAAAAAAAGCTTTATAATGGTAAGTACAGTTGCTAGTGCTTCTTTAGCTGGTGCTACTGGATTTGCATTTTCTGCTCCTAGTAGTGTTTTAGACCTTGGAGTTACAACATTTTTATCCACGACATTATCAACTGC includes the following:
- a CDS encoding DUF3482 domain-containing protein, with protein sequence MRESYPSFVLVGHPNKGKSSIVSTLAYDDSVEISPTPGETKKTKYHPLKVGDEILYKIYDTPGFENAKRAMHWLEKNETISKEHPKTLKKFVEENKNNSDFKEEIELLSPIVDGGAIIYVVDGSLPYKEEYEAEMKILSWSGNPSMALINRIGSEDYVDDWKNALNQHFKIIREFNPMSASLREKLKLLDAFSAMNQDWESSIDYAKEALVHKNDIMFYNTAKAIESNVRKSISHTVTSSLIKNEISDKDRLNYEEQYKKDLVKFEKKSQKKVQELWSHNRLDSSMDEIKFSDELFCGDFSKDGLTKKSFIMVSTVASASLAGATGFAFSAPSSVLDLGVTTFLSTTLSTAGGAAVGFTTSTIGYNKFINSSTVGKLFSKKRFKVGPMQNHNFIFILSARAIFHARALSTRSHAKRDNLHLKNDENSAENLFTKDEKKDLAKISVNFSKNKNTQESSEKYIEIILSKITLT